In the genome of Effusibacillus lacus, one region contains:
- a CDS encoding aspartyl protease family protein: protein MKIDLVNHLLHTSLIITYGGRTESIDRLVVDTGAAQTLISSDAVFDLGIFATDAEITTMYGIGGEDYAFRKMIDRIQFDGFEADEFYLDFGYFNKDYGINGIIGLDILLSGRFVIDLVDMDIYQK, encoded by the coding sequence ATGAAAATAGATTTAGTCAACCACTTACTTCACACGTCTTTAATAATCACCTATGGTGGACGAACGGAGTCAATTGACCGGTTAGTCGTTGATACCGGAGCCGCACAAACTCTCATTTCGTCAGACGCTGTTTTTGATTTGGGCATTTTCGCAACGGATGCGGAAATTACCACGATGTACGGTATTGGCGGGGAAGACTATGCGTTTCGAAAAATGATAGACAGGATTCAATTCGACGGATTTGAAGCAGATGAGTTTTATTTGGATTTCGGTTATTTCAACAAAGACTACGGCATCAACGGAATCATCGGCCTGGATATTCTTCTTTCCGGGAGATTCGTCATTGATTTAGTGGATATGGATATCTATCAGAAATAG
- a CDS encoding CaiB/BaiF CoA transferase family protein — translation MEKQLSKQGQTGEQSQFLKGVRVVDFTRYLPGPFATLRLADMGAEVIKVEPPKTGDPSRFMSEQMGGTGLLFQANNRNKKSVTLDLKREAGRKLAFDLAAKADVVIEGFRPGVADALGIGYEALKQVRPDLIYCSLSGFGQTGPLRELGGHDLNYLALSGVLAQLKDLEGRPVQPSFQFADLIGGFAASEAILAALVKKSLTGEGSYLDIAMTDTLIGMMHTHVAYQLAMGYGHGVPILGGSLVCYRIYQTSDNRFVTLGALEKKFWENFCRAVGREEWIPAHFSRAADDNPVFAELRALFASRTLSAWSRFAIEVDCCMAPVLETAEMMDHPHVREKRLIPDQNTATALAPSLGQHTREVLENWLDASSEQIDRWEQEGIV, via the coding sequence GTGGAAAAGCAGCTTTCGAAGCAGGGTCAAACCGGGGAACAGAGTCAATTCCTCAAAGGTGTTCGCGTTGTTGATTTCACCCGTTATCTTCCGGGTCCTTTTGCCACATTGCGGCTGGCGGATATGGGAGCGGAAGTGATCAAAGTGGAACCGCCGAAAACCGGCGACCCTTCCCGTTTCATGAGCGAGCAGATGGGCGGAACCGGGCTGTTGTTTCAAGCCAACAACCGGAACAAGAAAAGCGTGACCCTGGATCTGAAGCGGGAAGCGGGCCGGAAGCTGGCGTTCGATCTGGCGGCAAAAGCGGATGTGGTGATCGAAGGATTCCGTCCGGGAGTGGCTGATGCGCTTGGGATCGGGTACGAGGCCCTGAAACAAGTTCGCCCCGACCTGATTTACTGCTCCCTGTCAGGGTTTGGCCAGACAGGGCCGCTGCGGGAACTGGGGGGGCATGACCTCAACTACCTGGCTCTCAGCGGCGTTCTTGCCCAGTTGAAAGATCTAGAGGGGCGGCCGGTGCAACCAAGTTTTCAATTTGCCGATCTGATTGGCGGGTTTGCCGCATCGGAAGCGATTCTGGCCGCTCTTGTCAAAAAGAGCCTTACGGGAGAAGGCAGCTATCTGGACATTGCAATGACCGATACGTTGATCGGAATGATGCACACCCACGTCGCGTACCAGCTTGCCATGGGGTATGGCCATGGGGTTCCAATCCTTGGCGGTTCGCTTGTCTGTTACCGCATCTATCAAACATCGGACAACAGGTTTGTAACACTGGGAGCGCTGGAAAAGAAGTTTTGGGAGAACTTCTGCCGGGCTGTAGGGCGGGAGGAATGGATCCCCGCCCACTTCTCCCGGGCTGCCGATGACAATCCGGTGTTTGCTGAGCTGAGGGCCCTTTTTGCAAGCCGGACATTGTCCGCGTGGTCCCGGTTTGCCATTGAGGTGGATTGCTGCATGGCCCCCGTTCTTGAAACCGCTGAAATGATGGATCATCCCCATGTACGGGAGAAAAGGCTGATCCCGGATCAGAACACTGCAACCGCCCTGGCCCCATCCCTTGGCCAGCATACCCGCGAGGTGTTGGAGAATTGGCTGGATGCCTCGTCTGAACAGATTGACCGATGGGAACAAGAGGGTATTGTATAG
- a CDS encoding SDR family NAD(P)-dependent oxidoreductase encodes MRMLEGKVAIITGSGRGVGRAAAEMFAEHGAAVVINDLDEGPATEVVSAIKEKGGQAIAVVGSVTDPGFPKRVFEEAVGAFGRVDILVNNAGYTWDSLIHKMTDEQFQAMLDVHLIAPFRLIREATPYFVGAAKEEAEQGQTPSVRKIINVSSVSGVMGNVGQANYSSAKAGVIGLTKAVAREWGQFNINCNAVAFGLIDTRLTQAKEKGENIDGIALGIPEKVRQMIEMQIPQRRAGTPEEAAGAIFYLASPLSNYVNGHVLNITGGSYT; translated from the coding sequence ATGAGAATGCTGGAAGGAAAAGTTGCGATTATTACGGGGTCCGGGCGGGGAGTCGGCCGGGCAGCCGCTGAAATGTTTGCGGAACACGGAGCAGCTGTAGTGATAAACGATCTGGATGAGGGGCCTGCTACGGAAGTGGTGTCCGCCATTAAGGAAAAAGGCGGTCAAGCCATCGCCGTAGTCGGCAGTGTAACCGATCCCGGGTTCCCCAAGCGGGTGTTTGAGGAAGCAGTCGGTGCCTTCGGACGTGTGGACATTCTGGTAAACAACGCAGGCTATACATGGGACAGCCTGATTCACAAAATGACAGACGAGCAATTCCAGGCCATGCTGGATGTTCACCTGATTGCTCCTTTCCGTTTGATTCGGGAAGCGACCCCCTATTTCGTCGGGGCTGCCAAAGAAGAAGCCGAACAGGGGCAGACTCCATCCGTCCGAAAGATCATCAATGTGTCCTCCGTGTCCGGCGTTATGGGAAATGTGGGGCAGGCCAACTATTCTTCTGCCAAAGCAGGTGTAATCGGTCTCACCAAAGCGGTTGCCAGGGAGTGGGGGCAGTTTAACATCAATTGCAACGCTGTTGCTTTCGGCCTAATCGATACCCGTCTGACCCAGGCCAAGGAAAAAGGGGAAAACATCGACGGCATTGCCCTCGGAATTCCGGAAAAAGTCCGCCAGATGATCGAAATGCAGATTCCCCAGCGCCGTGCGGGTACTCCGGAAGAAGCCGCAGGAGCGATCTTCTACCTGGCATCTCCCCTGTCCAACTATGTAAACGGCCACGTACTGAACATTACCGGCGGATCCTACACTTGA
- a CDS encoding MaoC/PaaZ C-terminal domain-containing protein encodes MSQEMQAIGVGQELPSLVKEEITHVQLVKYAGASGDFNPIHTVVPIGEKAGLGGVIAHGMLIMGFAGQAITTWFPRKNLRRFKVRFVAMTRPGEEITVNGKVMERITVGGESRLLCEVMAQNSNGEVKLKGEFEVAEEEKGQ; translated from the coding sequence ATGAGCCAAGAGATGCAAGCAATTGGGGTCGGACAGGAACTGCCGTCCCTTGTAAAGGAAGAGATTACCCATGTCCAGTTGGTGAAGTATGCGGGTGCGTCCGGTGATTTTAACCCGATTCATACGGTGGTTCCGATTGGGGAAAAAGCAGGCTTGGGCGGTGTCATAGCCCATGGCATGCTGATCATGGGGTTTGCCGGTCAGGCGATTACCACTTGGTTTCCCCGTAAGAACCTGCGGCGTTTCAAGGTGCGTTTTGTTGCCATGACCCGGCCCGGTGAGGAGATCACAGTGAACGGCAAAGTGATGGAAAGAATCACTGTTGGCGGGGAGTCCCGGCTTCTGTGTGAAGTTATGGCGCAGAATTCCAACGGAGAAGTCAAACTGAAAGGCGAGTTTGAAGTGGCAGAGGAGGAGAAGGGACAATGA
- a CDS encoding MaoC family dehydratase N-terminal domain-containing protein, with product MTKDIEKFIGQEFEPYTFQVEQGKIKEFVQAIGDGNPIYTDREQAVAAGFRDVTVPPTFATVIDLWGGRDFFQICEALELNPLKVLHGEQEYEYLVEINPGDEITARSKVTHAVSKPSSSGGMNLLTMETVYTNQRGETVLIARSTVIERF from the coding sequence ATGACGAAAGACATTGAGAAGTTTATCGGGCAAGAGTTTGAACCGTATACGTTTCAGGTGGAACAGGGCAAGATCAAAGAGTTTGTGCAGGCGATCGGGGATGGCAATCCGATTTACACCGACCGGGAGCAGGCTGTTGCAGCAGGGTTCCGGGATGTGACCGTCCCTCCCACGTTTGCGACAGTGATTGACTTGTGGGGCGGCCGCGACTTTTTTCAGATCTGTGAGGCCTTGGAGCTGAACCCCTTGAAGGTGCTGCATGGAGAGCAGGAATACGAATACCTTGTGGAAATCAATCCCGGAGATGAGATCACCGCAAGGTCGAAGGTGACCCATGCCGTGTCCAAACCGAGCTCCAGCGGTGGAATGAACCTGCTGACAATGGAAACCGTTTACACCAATCAACGGGGTGAAACGGTCCTGATTGCACGTTCTACCGTTATTGAACGCTTTTGA